Genomic DNA from Desulfurivibrio alkaliphilus AHT 2:
GAAACTCGACTTTTCGCTCAGGCGATAAGCCAGGCGCAGGTCGCTGAGGTGGCTTTCGGCCTGCCGGCTGAATTGGTGCTGCTCATCGACAACGGTCAGGAGCCGGGAGGCGGCCAGGCCGGTGAACGCCACCTCCACCAGGGAGCTGGCGGTGATTACCAGGGCCAGCCAGCGCTCCTCCCGCTGGGGCAGGGTGAGTTCAAAACGCTGGTCAGCGGGGTTATAGACCATGGCCAGGCTCTCTTCCCGGCGCTGGAAGTCGACGCCGTCGTCACTGCCGTAAAGGGCGAAGCTGAAATCGGCGGCAACCCCCGGCGCCAGTTCCTCGCCGGTGTAAAGGTATACCTGGTTAACCGGTTGATAATCCAGGCGCAGCAGCAGATGCCAGGGCGGGCTGTCGATGCCGTCGGTGGTCAAGGCGGCGGCCCCCTCCCGGTCATTGGCCGGCAGTTGATCGGCGGCGGTAAACTGTTCCTGGTCCAGCTCCTGCCCCGGCTGGTGGCGCCCCAGCAAAACCTCGGCCACCGTCGCCGGCTGGCGGAGTTGGTCGCGGCCGGCGCTGTCCAATTGCTGCCGCTGGTGGTGGTATTGCTGGGAAAAACCCAGGCGCAGGCGATCGGCGAAAAAACGGCCGTCGCCATCCAGGCGGAGAAACTGGTTGGTGTCCACCTGGTCGCGGTACTCAATCGGTTGCTGCTGCCAGTTGCGATTCAGGCGGTACTGGAGGCGCCAGGGTCGCTCCCCCCAGGCCAGAGCCAGGGCGGCCCGGCGTTCGGTCTGGTCGAGGCGGGGCGGGGCATGATGGTCGAAGCGGCGGGTCTCGCCGTAGTTGAGGCGCAACCGGGGCAGCCGCCGGTCATCCCAGTTGCCGGCCCAGCGCGCTTCCCAGTGGCGGCGCTGTTGGCTGGCGTCCGCCGAGCGTTGCTGGTAACCGGCATCTCCCTGAAGGTCGAACCGGAACAGGTAGTTGTCGATGTTCAGGCGTACCCCGGGATCGTAGCTTTGGCGCCGGCCCTCCGGCCGCCAGTGACTGCTGTAGCGGAAGGTTTCGTAGAGGGTCATGGTTTCCGTCAACTGTTGGCTGAGGTTCAGGGTATAGCCCAGATCATACTGATTGCGGGTGGCCTCGTCCTTACCCTGCTGGTGACTCCAGCGGGCGCTGAGGGCCTGGTCGGCGGCTGCCGGGAGAGCCGACAGCGCGAAAGCGGCCGGCAGGCTCCAGAGCAGACCCGGGAGCAACCGCAGCATTAACCATCGGCCGGCCCGGCTCCGGGCGGTTGTGCTTCCCTCGTGCTTCATCCCTGTCTCTGTCCCTGAGCGCTGCCGCCGTTGCCGTCGGCAGACGGTCGAGACCCGTCGCCGCTGCCGGGTGAGGTGATATGCGGTAAGCTGCCGGCCCGGGTGTGAGGGGTTGAGGACCCGGGCCGGCGGCTTCCGGTTGGGGTTGATAATTTCGACCGGCACTCTTCTAAGGGGAGGAGGGATGAGTCTTTGGGGTTGCTGCTTTACCCCATCCGGTCGACCTCAATATGCCACTGCGGCTTCTCAACTCTTCGAGGTATGGCAGTGAGTACAGCCGGTCGCCTCAGCACCCTCGTGGGCCTTGATACCGCTGTAATCAAAGCGCAGCATACTGTCGTACTCCGAGGCGTGGGCCCGGTGACAGGAAAGGCAGGTGACGACGGCGGACTGGCTGGTGTCTTTGGCAACTGCGTAGCTGTCCATCTGCGAGGAACCCACCGGGGCCTCGAAGGTGAACTCATAATTCTCGTACTCACCGCCCAGTTGGGCCATGTCCAGGTCGGTGGGATGGCGCAGCCAGGGAGAGGACATCCCGTTTTCGGTAATCTTATCTCCGCTGTGAAAATCGCCATGACAGGTGGCACACATATTGCTTATGGTGCGTTCGGTAGAATCACCTGCACTTTCGCGATGCACGGCATAGTAAACATTGCGGTTCTCGACCTGCGGTACTGCTTCCCACATCATTCCTCGATAACCGTCAACTTCGCCGCGCAGCATCCGCATGCTCTCTCCCGTCTTCACCCGGTTGTTTTCATCATAACGCTCGGCATGGTGCTGACCGCTGATGGAGGCAAAGTTGCCTGCATCTGGGAGAGTTTGGGGATCTCCGTGGCAACCGGTGGCGGTGGCACAGGTGACTTGCCCCATCATCATGCCGCCCGGGGCGGTGCTAATGTCTTGATCGGCATCGACAACCCCCACCACGTTATGGCCCTTACGGTCATCCTGGGTCACCCAGTAAAAACTGCCGGCGGCGGTTTCGCCCATTGGTTCGCCGGCATGATATATAGCCGGCGCATAATTATCCGGATTCAGCGGCGTGCCATCACTGCTATGACAACCAAGACAATCCCCCCGGGTCAGGGCGGGATAAACCGCCTCTGACTCATCGTAGGCCATTGACTCGCCTTCAAAGCTGCCGTGCATGGTATGGCAGTTGACACATTCACCGCTGACCTGGGCCGTCGCCTGGTCGGCCAGCAGGTAACCGCTGCCGACGATCACCGCCGCGGCCAGCAACGGTTTCCACAGTTGTTTGTTGATCCTGATTTGCTTTTTCATTAGCCCTTCCTCCTCTGCTCCATCTTCTTTGGGTTCTGACCTCTTCCAACTTGCACCTTCCCGTGGTGGCACCCTTACCGCTAGGGTCCGGGATGTCGGACCCCGGCGGACAACCCAGCGGCGCCCAGTCGACTTCATTCCCCGTACTTTACCTTGACTACCTCCCTGTTACATGTTCGTTAACCGTTAGCCGGCGTCGACCGGGGCGCCGTTGGGGCCGGATCCCGTAAGGGTGAAAGCCATGGCTCGCAGTGGAAACCCACTAGCGTGGTC
This window encodes:
- a CDS encoding cytochrome c3 family protein yields the protein MKKQIRINKQLWKPLLAAAVIVGSGYLLADQATAQVSGECVNCHTMHGSFEGESMAYDESEAVYPALTRGDCLGCHSSDGTPLNPDNYAPAIYHAGEPMGETAAGSFYWVTQDDRKGHNVVGVVDADQDISTAPGGMMMGQVTCATATGCHGDPQTLPDAGNFASISGQHHAERYDENNRVKTGESMRMLRGEVDGYRGMMWEAVPQVENRNVYYAVHRESAGDSTERTISNMCATCHGDFHSGDKITENGMSSPWLRHPTDLDMAQLGGEYENYEFTFEAPVGSSQMDSYAVAKDTSQSAVVTCLSCHRAHASEYDSMLRFDYSGIKAHEGAEATGCTHCHTSKS